In Rhipicephalus sanguineus isolate Rsan-2018 chromosome 1, BIME_Rsan_1.4, whole genome shotgun sequence, the DNA window GAATGTGAACAGTAGTGACAAAGCTTACATGCTTTAACAGCAAGTTTccaaaataatattaataattaatatctggggttttacgtcccaaaaccacgatatgattatgagagacgccgtagtggagggctccggaaatttcgaccgtctggtgttctttaacgtgcacctaaatctaagtacacgggcctctaccatttcgcctccatcgaaatgcgaccgccgcggccgggatcgaacccgcgaccttcgggtcagcagccgagcaccgtaaccgctataccaccgcggcggacaagttTCCAAAATAAACAGACGTATTAAGCTCTATGTTACCAGGGACCTTATTCCTGACTGACACCATAAGGGAATGAAACACTTGAGGCCAGCTGTTTCGATGCCTGTCACTTCAGTGATGCATCACTGAAGTGTTAGATAATGTTAATCTCAATGCACATAAAAAATGTGAGTCATAAAAATAATGCTGATATCCAATAATACCTTTGTTTCCATCACATTCACTTTCAGTGAGTTAACCAACGCCCTATGAAAATGGCACCAAGAAAGGTGGGCAATTTATAATCTGGCTTTGGTATGTGCACATGAAGTAGTTGCACAACCACAACCATCTGCACTTGACCTGTACAGTGACTGCACATGGGAAGTGTTGAGAAGGTGCCTTTAATGAGTTATTGTGGCTCTATGACCAGTCAATCTTTCAACATTAACTCCAGTTCACTTTCCTATGTTCAAGCTGAATGGAAATGGGCCGGCCCGTTATCACAAATACAGTTCCACATCAATTCTAGCTTCCAACTTCccagcagcaaaattttcatattTCTTCACAGGTGCTACCCTTACAAAGTGCATGGTTGTAACAGTGGGGTTGTTACGATCGGCACCTGCGgaggaagcggcgtcccctgttcttcgaacggGGTGCCGAAAggctgcttgcctgctgacagccgttcaggcacttgaattgtcctcccgagacgggAAGTGAGGCACCATGCAATCGATGCATCAAGGTTCGACGAGATGACCGTAATGGTTTCTTGTCGCCAAATCTTCCTTGAAGAGACAGTGGCGTCAGTGCGGATTACAACCAGTCCCACTAATTGAGCGGCGAGTTACTTCTGAGCGGCGGACCTTTCGATGCGCCCGGTTGTCCGAGTGTGAAACCTATcaccctacggccttcacatggcaagAAAGGACCCCCTTGGTGCCACAGATGCAGAGTGCGGTGGCCATGCCCCAGTCGAGGGCGCTGACCTGGGCAGGTGTGggcggcaccctcattagtgctgtGTGCAACGTGATTGGACCGTCTCAACTTGGAGCAATACCTGCATCTAGGGACATGGAGAGAAGATACCCTTTATAATGAGCCACCGAGCTCATTTTGGAAAGATTTTCTCGCCATGTAAAGAATGTaataaaacctctgttaagtttgccttcccCCAGCCTCTTCCGCCGGAGTCTCTGGTGCTTGCGAAGGCCGATCGCAACAGGCTTCATAGAGCACAAGCAACAGCATGCTCTCTGTCAGCGGTGGCCTTTTCTTGAAACGTTCCTCTGATGGACATCCAAGTCATCCAGTAGTGCTCTTGATGTCATGAAATGCAAACATACAGCTCCACCTACCACCATCTAATTTACCTGCTATCACACAATGCATATGTGCATTATTGCCAAAGAAAGCATTCTTCACTTTAACAAAAATGTCAATTGCAATTACAATTTCCCACAACATTcccgttatactaaaaaatattATGATATTTATTCGCAATTCTATCAGGATGCCACTGCATAGATCACCACAGATGAACTCCTGCTCTATTGTTGACAAGTACAGACGTCGTGTAACCATGCTTTTGGAAATCTCTTTGAAGTTTGGAACACTTTTCATCGTTTCCTGCAGCATGAAAGGAGTTAAAAACCATGGAGTGTCTGTTCTCCCAACAGCCGAGAGGATTTTTGAAAATAGTTCCTCCCCGCAGTAGCCTCCCATTGGTTCTCGGAAGCCACGTGACAAACTGTCAGGAGAGCATCCCACGTCCCCACTTGTGGCAAATTTCCTTGTAAAGCATTGTTTTTTATTCAGGTTTTTATGCCATACTGCTAAAACGTCTGGCTAATGACTTTGAGGTTCAAGGTGCAATCTTCACCTTCATATAACTTTTTTTTCACAATTACTGCTTCCTCAAAAGAGCACCTAGGCCCCAGTGGGAGGGATCAAAGCTGAAATCAGGGCAGAGGGTTGGTTGGGGGCCATCAACACGCTGACGAGGTGGGAGGGTACTGAAACAGCACAATTAAAAACTGACTACAATAATTAATTTTTTAACTTATGGCGAGAAATTTTCTCTTGGAATATTTTGTCATCTCTGAAACAGGGAAATGGAGTAGCTGATACATGATAAAGTTCAAATACATATTTGCTTAAACAAAACTATTTTATACATCACTGTAACATGCTCTGACATGAAGCAACATTATTAATATCAACACAATAATTCAGCCACACTAAGTATAGTCACTCACACACACATAACTGATTAAGAGCCTCGGAAGTACCCAACACTGCTTGTTTTTTGAAGTCAtattgctattggccgcgagatcgagtgaAGTCGTTGCCTGGTGGCTACTGGCTGAACCatgcctagtgtggattgctccctgcgtcatCTGCTGGCCACGTCGGGTttacatgtgcgcgtacgtcatgcacatcATCAAAGGCTGGTTTGTTCCGTCATGTTATTGCAATgttaaatgcttgtacgtatgcccaaGGTGATGCATAGAAGAATTTGGCCTTACTAGGCTGTATATGCACTGTAATaggatcagtgagtgcacttgtcaagagAGCTGTGTATTGTCATCGTACCCTCCATTTGCCAGAGTCATTTCAGTATGGGTGCCGCTTTGCGGTTCAAGAACTTCAAGCACATTGCAAACTGCACTTCGCATCGCCCTAAACATGAGGAGTATTAAATATGTGTGAATGCAGCGCTTCAGCGACttggtggtaaacaaaaacaaggctctAAGCCATGCACTCTCGCAATGTTGTTAGGTGTTTAATTGCGCGACTGTCATTTATCagttatgcgatgagctttacctgtgcttaaaggggtactgacaccttttttcgaaggtgagtttactctgccgtacaaatctcctgtatacagagatggctctgagcaggtgtgaagctcagcaaatgccgagaggatattttattttgatattaaggCCAATTTTTCCATCGCGCACATACCGATATCGActctagcttgacgtcaggctacagtactaattctggtgacttcacgcagcagtctggctagttgtgatgacgtcaggtaccaaagcTTTGAAGATGGccccttgtgcgtcaccaaaacactcaaaatggccgcttgtgcgtctctaacggagccatggtgcggagtggccatggaaacgtcactatatattgtgcgagcacgtgacaagcTTGTTGTgccgtcagggtacagtaggaaccgaaactagcttttaaaaacgtactgttttactttttcagggtacattcgcgcttagcactaccttttctaggctcatgagggcttggcctttcatttgacacaaaaaaacgacaactgaaaatttttgtgtcactaCCCCTTTAAGATGTCCTTTCATTGTACGGTCCttgtcccactacagagaaatatttctgtcaattGAAGTCGGACACTtcagtacttaaattgtcccctaaaaagaacagaaaatagaatgaCATGAAAGGAATAAAAACTGAGTTGCCATgcacaattttaacttggggcaaaatttatacaaaaacacccgtcgGCTTAGATTTAGGCATGCGCTGAACAACCCGGATGGTCCAAAATTCATCCAGACAGCGTTccttacatttatgtcatagTAATTTCAAGCAAAAACCTCATCTTTTTTagcattatcttgagcgtttgtatGGCGTTGTTATAGTTGATGGTAGGCAGCAGACATTATTCGCTTGTGGACACGGCACAGCAGCGCTATGCCGTGTCCACTTCTTGCTTCCTCGTCTGCGTGTTTCGCACTGTTAGCTGCAATGaatctacaccaactcgcccagttttccatCCTACTTAAGAAAACATTCTTTTGTCCCACAAAATAATCGTACCTTTGTTGCACCACTCTCATGCAAGTAATCATTCGAACAAAAGCTCTGTTCTGAACTGTTACCTTCTTATACTATTACTGGAATAAAAAACAAGCGCGTATGTGTTAAACCTCTCCGCAGCACTAAAAGTGCTGTCAGCCACATACCTTTCTTTACGAAAACTTATCAAATGTCCTGCATTTCATGGAGAACCGAATAAGAGAAAAAATGTGGATGCAAATTCGTGCACACAGTGCTATGTGAACTCATCGCACAGGTATACGGGAACAAAAGCTTGACTtgtgcgagttggttcatgctgaatataGTAGGTGCAGCGCGACAAGAGTAGGAAGGAACAACAGAGACAGCGCTCTGCACCTACAGGTATACgggctttctctcttttcttttcccaGATGATTAAGAAGAAAAATTTGTTCAGTCGCATCACAGAAGTGCTTAGTAGGCGGAACACGAGCTAAACACTTACAAATAGAACCACAAAAAAATTTTATATATAACGAAAACGCAGACTGTCAGCGAGAGTGAGCATCCTGTTCATTGACACagtgcttctctcacaagtaatagaaATGTTGGGTGGGCTTTGTGCGTCGATTTGGCGATGGAGAATGTACATACTGCCAGTAGGCTGCAGTAAACGTGTTTTATTCACCAAGAATCAGCTCAAACCACTCACAGAGAAGTGCCTCTTTGTGCATTTAGACACGTGCcacctaccgcctaaagcccctccatcgcgtctactgccgcttttttaagtaccgccatctattgttcgacgacgacgcccacttccggttccagagcttccggaaggaagttcctGAGCGACtttcttccgctttttccttccatctcgtttctgcgcacgcatgtgcacacgcgagaaagcacatatttgcttcttcgtttcgcaagtgttgttgttttgaggttcgtcgtaaactgcctgccgccgagcgagttttcgctcggtgtttctgcgtcgcgagggcattgGCGGGCATGcggcaggtgcatcaaccggaaaagcagcagaaacatcatggcggcacttcggcttccgctaggcggggaaccggtataaagggagagggggcggacgagttggcgctacttaacctagccggcggaaaacgcatggaggggctttactaccgcctatccacactaacgcggtgaCAGTGCTGCCGCCGAGAGCCTGATCTCGGGGCGAATTGCTGGTGACACATGTCATGTCATGGTCCCTGCCATGAAACGCGCAGCTAGCCCTAGCCATCTTTTTTGGAAGCCTGAGTGCTTGTAGCTAACCCATTCTCACACAGGGTGGTCAGATGCAGCTGAACTCAAGGCACTGgcgagaaataataataaagtgtGAAATGCAGGTCATTTTTGAAGATTTTCCTATTGCATGCAGGACACGGGACAACAGCTCCCAATGGGAGAGTCCCGCGAGTCGTGGGGGGAGCGGGCACCCTAAACTTTCCCAAAGTGAAGGTGCCAGTACACTGGTGCTACCTGCAGACAGTACTGAAAGCTATGAGCATCTAAAGACAAAGTTATATTTACTGTCCCACTCCTCCAACCTCTCCCCTGTGCTAAATAATGACATACAGTATAGACTTAGCTTTTCTTAAGTATTCTGCAGAACTCATTTGCCTTTTCCCTGACTCTTTCATCAAGCACACTGACAATTCCAGTTGCTGGACTTACCTCTGGGTCTTTTTTGCTGGTGCTACTGCTGTCACCCTCCTTAAGGATGGCAGCAACTTGCGGGTGAAATATGCGAGCGTCCCTTGGTGCAACGAGGTATGCCAGCACTCTGTGCCCATGTGCATCCATCAATAATTCAAGAGGCTCTTTCAACAACTCTGCAATAATGATTCCTTCAACGAGCTTCGTGTCGTCCACACAGTCAAATATGGATAGAAGTACCATATGCCCATGTTCTTCTCGTGCTATTTTGGCAACGTACGTTTTGAACGACTTGATTATCGTCTTTCGATCTTTTGCAGTTCCATGCCAGATGCACTGCATGGCGACACGTGCACCATCCTTCGTGTGCACCATTTCCACGAGCGACCCGCCAAGTGCTCGAATCATTTCGGACTTGGAGTTGGCATCGGCACTTTTGAAAAATTCAAGCACGAGATGGTGTATGATACTGTGGCGAATCACTGGCTTGTCAATAATTTTCATCAGCGactccttcagattttcaatcATTTTTGCGGAATCTGCGGATTCGGCAAGAGCATCAGCAAAAGTGATCACTTTGTCTCTCTTGAAGAGCGCGAGATCGCGGCTGTAGAACTCCTGCAACAACAGGGAACGCTGCAAGGCATTGGCATACTCGTTGTAGATGACCTCTAATATCGCCGCAGCATCTACATGGTGCAGTAGACTCACGACTTGTGTGCTGAATGCCCTGATAACATGCTGTTTCTGTTCAGCTGTGCCGTTCCGAAGAATCTGCCTCACCATGAACTTGGCGTATTTCGATTTGGTCATAGGAATGATGATGTCTTTCACCTCTTCAAAGATCATATTGCGGTGAACCGCAGTTCCCAAGTGTTCCATGCATTCAATCACTCTGGACGTGTCATGTGCGAAGATTAGCTGCTTTATATTGCCCTTGACTACTTTGGCCAGCTGGTTTAGCAACTCCTCGCGCCTTTGCGGTGTGCAGGACTTTAGCCGCAAATCTTCCCAGATTCGTTTCGCTGCTTTGGAGATCTCGTAGAACTTGTTCTCATGcttttttcgttcttgttttctctgcttcttcttcatttcgatcAGCTTGATTTTCTTCGGCTCAGACGCATCGTCGTCGTTGCCTTCTGGGCCACGCTTATGCGGACGATGCTCTGGCTGGTCGGTCGCACTCTTCTCTTCATCGGCAGCTTGGCTCGGCACTTCACTTGTTGCTTGCGCCATTCTGCGATTAGCACTGCCAGGTTTTCCATGCTTGCCGAGTTTCCCAGCAGTAGGTGGGAATATTTTCCGGCTACTCGCTTTTGCATACTTGCCTTTGACGTCTCCTGCCGGTTGACTGCTCTTCACCTCTGGAGACAAATTAAGGACAGCACGTTTCTGCTTCGGCAACTTCATTCCACTGGAGGACTTTGGCGGTGGAATTGTAGTTGCGTTCAATGCGCCTTTTTTCGCTTTCATTGTGCACAGCACGGGCCTAACTGAAATCGGACAGCAAACACGTTGAACGCTCGTAGAACACGTGAAGACGATGCAATGGATGTTTCCTTCATGTCGATGACAACGCGGTAGCCACAAAACTGACATACGCTTCAAACGAATTTTAAACAAACCATATTCTTTTACAATTGTTTTTAGCATACTAGGTTCTGTAAAGTGTGGTAATGTATGCAAAATTATGGCAAAATATTGTCAAACTAGCAAAAACTTTATGAGCAAAGCCTACGATTACATAGTCGAAATAGCCGAAATCGTGTCAACACAATCCAAACCAATACAATTGAAGCCATTTGTTCTAAAGAAGTAAACTGATGCTGGAGCGAGAGCGACTATATTTAAAGCGCAAAGGTTTGTTTCATTCCATTCTTATCTTCTTGAGGTAGTAAAAAAACAGTTCTTACAACAACGCTGCTTCTTTGAAAAGCGTCGCAACCATATTTTTTATTGGGTTAACGTTTCCGACAGGTGTATGTCTGCGGATCATAGCAAGTACGGTGGGCATTTAAAGATATAGACCGTTTTAGCAGCCGTTTGATCTGAGTACGCCGTGTCCCTAAATCTCACCTTCGTCGTGTGGAGAAAACACGAACCGCTTGAGCTTGTTGAAAATTATTAACTCACTGGGATGTGCGTAGCGTTCCGTATCCTTTGTCTTTATGAAACGTATTTTACCAGTTCTCGCCAAGTTGAGATTGCTTTCAAAGAAAGTGATCATTGTGGAAATACCGCAATGCAGTGCTACATGGCAGTCGTGTAACAGTGGTGAAAATGTTCGCGTATGTCGGAACGCTTATCGATGGCTTTGATGAGTAGGTTTCTGGCACTTTAGTGGCTGACGCGGGAAAATTCGGAAAAACACAGCTGTGCGCTTAGTTTTTGTATGCAGTCGTATACCATCTCGATTTCCGTCATGTAACTGTATCTGCTAGATGTAACTGTGATAATGAAAATACAAATGTGATTGAAAGTTGTGCAGCTGCAAATGTATTTTAAGCTTGGCTAGGAAGCAAAATATAAATGTGCATCCACCTCCCAACTAGTGCCATCATGGCCATCTGATACTCCGTAAAGCTTGACACATTAGGTGAGGAAAGCAGCAGAGTGCTTTTATTCTTGACAAGCCAGCAAAATGTATCGGATAGATTAAGTCTTCAAAGTGAacgttttattaaatgcgaagcatttcttagcaaacccaagacactttgagcgtttctatctatctgtctatctagccgcctacgcctgggtgctctcgtggtcgcctcctcagcttggtgtagaccaaaaatggcatgggagggtaagagggtttgacgaatatgactgtctggtcatgacatgaataacgtcaaaatcctgttgcgtacatCGTCAAgcccttccctccagacacgtgtggcacatacccgttaccaCAGGCTACGGTAAGCGGGCATGCGCCACTTGTaatttgacagtttatatcttctcaggaactgcgagaacagacattgtaaTTTAGGTGAGAGAGTGGAAAGAAAAACTgacataggcagcgttgaccTAACGAATGCGAGGCACAAATCAAGATCCCagtaggaattgaacccaagcattctgcgtggcagtgaggTATTCCACTGCAGAACCACGCCACGcctcgaaactgctttggaaaaaagaccctgtgcaggggtaatgtcggtacaacgtcaactgtggttgcagtgctggctatctaattttataagaaagcaatgaacattacatatgtacttctatgagacaggcATCAT includes these proteins:
- the LOC119399696 gene encoding pumilio homolog 3; its protein translation is MKAKKGALNATTIPPPKSSSGMKLPKQKRAVLNLSPEVKSSQPAGDVKGKYAKASSRKIFPPTAGKLGKHGKPGSANRRMAQATSEVPSQAADEEKSATDQPEHRPHKRGPEGNDDDASEPKKIKLIEMKKKQRKQERKKHENKFYEISKAAKRIWEDLRLKSCTPQRREELLNQLAKVVKGNIKQLIFAHDTSRVIECMEHLGTAVHRNMIFEEVKDIIIPMTKSKYAKFMVRQILRNGTAEQKQHVIRAFSTQVVSLLHHVDAAAILEVIYNEYANALQRSLLLQEFYSRDLALFKRDKVITFADALAESADSAKMIENLKESLMKIIDKPVIRHSIIHHLVLEFFKSADANSKSEMIRALGGSLVEMVHTKDGARVAMQCIWHGTAKDRKTIIKSFKTYVAKIAREEHGHMVLLSIFDCVDDTKLVEGIIIAELLKEPLELLMDAHGHRVLAYLVAPRDARIFHPQVAAILKEGDSSSTSKKDPEVRKQELHKMSASGLAQAIANNIEELLTCGGPTAIALYVILTSMSTSEAATAFKSIAKLLDASPYTISKDQESSHLFDQGSARFFLKKMATHDKDIGDKGQDSFCGVIASEVKKETMSTWIGCNFGAFFLVQLLETGIPKAIERVQSALEGKHNILKKSDFKGAAVLRTKLQGL